In the genome of Sporanaerobacter acetigenes DSM 13106, the window ATTTAGATTCTAGACTACCTATAAGGAATTGAAATCAGAATTTATATATGGACAAAGAGCTAGTTTAAAATGATTTTATCTTACCTATGAAGAACCTAAATTTCTATCTCTACTTTCTTATATGCTAAGTATAGACGCAAAACAAGGTTTTATATATACTTAGTACATAAGGAAGTAACATTTATTTGTGGGCAAAAGTATAGGGGTGATTTTTTTGAGTAATAAATATGCTGATATCCAATCTATTTTAGATATTGAAAAATGGCAGTTAATTCAAGATAAACTTGCGATGGTTACCAATATGGCTATTATCACTGTTGATTACAAGGGAATTCCAGTGACGCAACATAGCAGATGCAGTGAGTTTTGCGAAAAAATAAGATCAGAATCTAAGACGAATGCTATATGTCAAAAATGTGATGCTAGGGGAGGAATTGAAGCGGTGAGACTTAATCAAAATTATATATATAGATGCCACTGCAATATAATAGATGCAGCAATACCCATCATTATTGATGACAAATATTTTGGTTGTGTGATGGTAGGACAAGTTTTACTGAAAGAAAACAATGAAGATGAATATATAGAAAAAATATATAAGGATTCCATTGAGGTTTTATCCGATCAAAATGAGATGCTATATCTTTATAGCAAACTTCCTCGTTTAACATTAACTCGCATTAAAGAAATATTAGATTTAATAGATAATATTATTAAATATATTGTTGAAGAATGTATAGTGAAATTTAAACTTTTTAAGGATAATCAAGATATGAAACAAAGACTTGAAGAAATTTTGGACAAAGATGTTGTTCATAATAATATTAGTTTAGATAATGGGGAAACAAAGGAAAGGGTATATGATCCTACAAACAGAACAAATGATATTTTAAAGCCTGCTATTGAATATATTAATGAAAATTTCGATAAAAAAATCATATTGGATGATATGGCCAATATGTGCTTTATTACTCCAGGATATTTTAGCAAAATTTTTTATAAGGAAACTGGAGAAAAGTTTTCGGATTATTTAACAAGATTAAAAATCGAAAAAGCAAAAGAATTATTAAAAACCACAAATAAAACTATACAAGAAATTGCTATAGAAGTTGGATTTAACGATGCGGGATATTTTACTAGACGTTTTAAATCATATGAAGGAATCGCACCAGGGCATTACAGAAAAATTTCGAAAAGTCAATCAATTAAGTATGAAATAATTAAAGAAGTGCAAAATAATACAACCATATAATACTATTATAGTATTATATGGTTTAATGTAATTAAATGATAATGTTGCTATACTATATATTAATAACATACTTAAATGGTATGAGATATCTTAAAATTATATATTGTATTAGATTTTATCAATGAAGTATAGCACATAAATATAAAATAGTAGTAAAGTCTATATGGAAAAGGAAAACATTTGCTTTTAATTACTGCGAATCGATATCTGAATATTCGGAAAAATAGCAAAAGCATTTTTCTAATTATACTTACGATAGTAAAACCTATACATAAAATAATTTAATTTAGAGTATTAATTTTAAGACTTATCTATATCCATAATAATAGGGGAGGCTTAACAAAATGAGAAAAGCATATATTTGTCCAACAAAATACGTACAAGGTGAAGATGAAATTTTGAATTTAGGGTATTTCGTTAAAACTTTTGGGAAAAGAGCTCTTTTAATAGGGCATCTTGACGACATTGCCAGAGTAAAAGATAAATTAGATACAACTAAAGAGAGATTTAATATTGAATTTATAGAAAGTGGTTTCTCTGGAGAATGTTCTCGTCAGGAAGTTGCAAGAATCAAGAATATAGCAAAAGAAAATCAATGTGATTGTACTATTGGGATAGGAGGAGGAAAGGCTATTGATACTGCAAAATGTGTAGCAGAAGGAGAAAATATAATCATTGTTCCAACTATCGCTGCTACTGATGCACCTACAAGCCATTCAGCAGTGTTGTATACAACTGATGGAGCGTTTGATGACTATGCATATTTCAAACAAAGTCCTAGTGTTGTTTTGGTTGATACTAAAGTAATAGCAAATGCTCCTACTCGTTTTTTAATTTCAGGAATGGGTGATGCACTTTCTACTTATTTTGAAGCTAGAGCTACATCTCTATCCTATTCCAATGTAAATGCAGGATTGCCTTGTGGCACTAGGGAAGGTTTGTGTGAAGGAGCGAAGGGAACAAATGCAGCCTTTGCTTTTGCAAAACTATGCTATGAAACATTGCTAGAAAATGGGGAAAAAGCTATACAAGCTAGTGAAGCTAATGTGGTTACTCAAGCTTTAGAAAATATTGTAGAAGCAAATATTTTATTATCTGGAATTGGGTTTGAAAGTGGTGGATTAGCAGGAGCACATGCAATTCATGATGGATTGACTATATTGGAAGGAACCCATAAATATTTCCATGGTGAAAAAGTAGCATTTGGGACTATTGCTCAACTTGTACTTGAAAATGCATCAACTGAAGAATTATATGAAGTTCTAGATTTTTGTATGCGCATAGGGCTTCCAGTTTGTTTAGAAGACATAGGGGTTAATGCTATATCAGAAGAAGAATTGATGGCAGTAGCTAAAAAAGCTTGTATACTTGAAGAATCCATTCATTCAATGCCATTTCCAGTTACAGTTGAACAAGTAGCTGCCGCAATAACAACAGCAGATAAAATTGGCAAGAAGTATAAGGAGGCATATAATTCATAAGGAGGGATATTGTGAAAAAAATAATTAATAAAAGTGAAAATGTAGTGGAAGAGATGCTTGAGGGGATGGTGAAAGCTCATCCACAATATTTAAAAAGAGTAGAGGATAGCAATGTTTTGGTTAGACAAAATTCACCAGTAAAAGGGAAAGTAGCTTTAGTAAGCGGAGGCGGTAGTGGTCATGAACCAGCCCATAGTGGTTTTGTGGGATTGGGTATGTTAGATGGAGCAGTAGCAGGAGAGGTATTTACATCTCCTACACCTGAACAGATACTTAAAGGTATAAAAGCGGTAGATGGTGGGGCTGGAGTATTGTTAATAATAAAGAATTATTCTGGAGATGTTATGAATTTTGAAATGGCTTCAGAATTGGCACAGATGGAGGGAATACAAGTTGAACAGGTTATAGTCAACGATGATGTAGCAGTTGAGGATTCTACTTATACTGTAGGAAGAAGGGGAATAGCTGGTACTATTTTAGTTCATAAGATAACGGGAGCAGCGGCTGAAAAGGGTTTTGATTTAGATGATGTCAAAAGAGTGGCAGAAAAAACAATAAAAAATGTTAGAACTATGGGTATGTCCTTGATTCCTTGTATTGTACCAGCAGTAGGTAAGCCAAGTTTTGAAATAGGTGAAGATGAAATGGAAATTGGTTTGGGTATACATGGAGAACCAGGAATTCGTAAAGAAAAGATTAAGACTGCAGATCAGATTGCTGCCATATTGTTAAATAATATATTGGATGATATGAAATTAGAAAAAGATGATGAAGTAGCAGTGATGGTTAATGGGTTGGGTGGTACCCCATTGATGGAATTGTATATAGTCAATAATGAAGTTAATAAGCTTTTGAGTGAAAAAGGCATAAAAATTTACAAAACTATAGTGGGAGATTATATGACATCTTTAGAGATGGCAGGGGCTTCGATTTCATTGCTTAAATTAGATGATGAATTAAAAGAATTGCTAGATAGTAAAGCGGATACTCCTGCTTTTAGACAATTATAACTCTAACAATTGGAGGGATTTATATGTCGAGTACAGATTTGTTGATTGTGATATTAGAGAATATGGGGAAAAATATAATAGAGAATAAGGATTATTTGACAGAGCTTGATAGAGTTATAGGAGATGCAGACCATGGTATAAATATGAGCAAAGGTTTTAGTGCAGTAAATGATAAATTAGGAGAGATGAAGGGAAAGGATTGGGGTTATATTCTTAAGAATACGGCTATGACTTTGATATCTACAGTAGGAGGTGCATCAGGACCTTTGTATGGGACTGCTTTTTTAAGGGCAGCTACTGTTGTAGATGGAAAAATGGATATAGACCATGAGGATGTTGTAAATATGTTTGAACAGGCAATAGAGGGTATAAAAGCAAGAGGTAAATCAGATAGAGGCGATAAAACTATGTTAGATGCTCTTATTCCTGCTTTTGATGCTCTTAAGGCTGCATACCAGAATGGTCTGGAAAGTAAAAAGGCTTTTCAAATGGCAGAAGATGCTGCGTTAGAAGGCTTAGAATATACTAAGACTATCATTGCAAAAAAAGGAAGAGCTAGCTATTTAGGAGAAAGAAGTATTGGACATCAGGATCCTGGTGCTACTTCTACTTATATTGCGATTAGGTCGATAAAAGAGACATTAGAAGAAAATTAGGAGGATGTTTATGATTGGATTGGTCATTGTATCTCATAGCAAAAAGATTTCAGAAGGCATTGTTGATTTATGCTACGAGATGGCAGGAAAGGATGTAAAGATAATATCAGCAGGGGGTACTTCTGATGGAAGGATAGGTACAGATCCTATTTTAATAAAGGAAGCCATAGAGGAGGCCTATGATGGAGATGGAGTTGTAATACTTGCTGATATAGGAAGTTCAATTATGAGCTCAGAATTAGCTATTGAGATGTTAGAAGAAGATATAAAGGGGAAAACTTGTGTTTTAGATACTCCTATTGTGGAGGGTAGCATAGCAGTAGCAGTGCAGGCTTATATATCAAACAATATAGAAGAAATAAAAAAAGCAGCAGAAGAAGCTAGAAATACTCAAAAAATCTCATAGGTCTAAAAACGTTTGCATTTTTGTAATAAAGTGATATAATGTATTTCACAGAAAATTTTTAAAATATAATATTGCGTGGAGATCAGGAGAACGTGTTAAGAACCTATCGAACAATAGGGTTGTTTTGCACGTTCTTTTTTTTCGGTAAATTAGGAGGTGAGGGAGGATAACGCTTACTTTAATTACTTTTTATATTTGAGAAAAAGTTTTGAAAAATTCATATGATAATTAAAAAAGGGGACTAGAAAAATGGATAATAAGAAAAAGAATTTTAGAATTCTCGCAATTTCTTTAGTGCTATGCTTAATAAGTATGATTGGTGCCTCTGCAGTACAAACATCAGGTGGTAGAGTTGAAATTAAGGATTTACGTTGGGAAACTCCATCTGGGCATCTTATGAGTGCATTGCTTTTTATTCCTGAAAATGCTACAAAGGATACACCAGCTCCTGCGATTATTACTAGTCATGGTTGGTACAACAATCGTGAAATGCAGGATTTAAATTATGTTGAGTATTCACGTCGTGGCTATGTTGTTATGTCAATTGATATGTATGGGCATGGAAATTCTGATGCTGTAACTCCAGAAGAGTGGGAAAATCGTGGTACTGGTATGTATGATGCAGTAGAACTTATGTCTAGTCTTCCTTATGTAGATAAAACACGTATAGGTGTTACTGGGCATTCGAATGGAGCTAGAGCTGCTAACTGGTCTATTAAAGACGACAATCTTAAGGAGAAAGATGAGCAGCTAATTTCTGCTGTTTTGCTTATTGGTAATGATGCAATGTATACAAATGATCCAGGCGAGCCATTGTACTGGGCTTTCAGGACGGATGAACAAGAATATGACAATGTATATGGCAACCGTGATGTTGGTATTATTGCAGCTCAATATGATGAATTTTTCTTCCGTAGCAAGACAGAAAATGGTGGGTATACAGTTCCTCGAGACTATCTTAAAACTGAGTATGCACAATCTTTTTTAAATTTTGGTGTAGATCCAAAAGTTGAAGGTGAAACTCGTACAAGTGAAACTATTTATAAACAAGAAGTTGATGGTGAAACATCTAGTCGTGTTATTTATAATCCTGCACAAATTCACCCTTGGAATCATTTTTCTGCAAAATGTGCTTCATATGGTATAGAATTTTTCGAAGATGCTTTTGGTGCACCAAATCCAATTTCATCGTCTAGCCAAATTTGGCAATTTAAAGTTCTATTTAACCTTATTGGACTAATCGGATTTATAATGTTCATTGTAAGTTTCACTAAAGCGATGTTATATACAAGAGCTTTTGAATCTCTAAGAGCTTCTGAAGAAGTAACAATTGCACCAGCTCCTGCGGCTGAAGGTAAGGCTTGGTTCTGGGGAGGTTTAATCGTAAGTACAATAATTTCTGGTTTTACTTATATAAAACTTTTCAATGCAACTATGAGCAGTATTCCTTCGTTTTTCCCACAAGAGCCTGTATATTTCATAGGCATTTGGAGTGCAGTTATGGGAGTTGTTACCTTACTTATCATGCTATTGTCATATAAGTTATATGGCAAAAAACAAGGAGTAGATCTTCATGAAAATGGTGTTGCTATAAGTTCTAAAAATTTACTTAAGACTATTGGATTGTCTTTAATTGTAGTTGTTGTATCTTTTGCGCTTGTGTTTATTGCAGATTACTTCTTTAAGACAGATTTCCGTATATGGGTAATTGCTATTAAAGCCTTTACACCAGATAAAATTGCTATCACTTTAAGATATTTACCATTGTTCCTTATATTCTATATTGCAAATTCTATGTCTGTTAACAGTTTCAACTATGTTTCTATAGGCAAAAAGGAATGGATGAATACTGCCGTATTAGCTTTATTTAATGGATTAAGTGCTATTGTCATTGTGGCTATGCAGTATATTACATTCTTTAAAACGGGAGATGTATTCTTTAAAAGTATTTCAACTATAGCGGAGATTTGGTTGTTCCCTATTGTTGTTATTTTACCACTTGCAGCTGTTGTTTCTCGAAAAATTTATCGAGCAACAAACAATCCTTATCTTGCAGGCATAATTAATGCTATTGTTGTAACTTTGATGACATGTACTAATACTCTTACTCAACTATAGATTTTATATAGATAAGTGTTTTGATTAGAATTATGACAATCATATAAATTGTATTGTATAAATAATAAAAGTATTAGGGGGATTAGCACAGTGGAAAAGAAGTATATAATGGCACTAGATCAAGGCACTACAAGTTCAAGGACTATACTGTTTAACAAAAATGCAGAAATAGTTCAAGTAGCTCAAAAAGAGTTCAAACAAATATACCCAAAACCAGGTTGGGTAGAACACGATCCAATGGAAATATGGGGTAGCCAAATGGGAGTGGCAAGAGAAGTATTAGAAACTGCCGGGGTTAGACCTCAAGAAGTAGCTGCTATAGGCATTACAAACCAAAGAGAAACTACTGTAGTATGGGATAAAAACACAGGGAAACCTATATACAATGCCATAGTTTGGCAATGTAGAAGAACGGCTCCAATATGTGATGAATTGAAAAAAAGAGGATTAGAAGAATATATAAAAGATAATACAGGACTAGTAATAGATGCATATTTTTCAGGTACCAAAATCAAATGGATACTTGACAATGTAGAAGGGGCTAGGGAAAAAGCAGAAAATGGGGAGCTCCTCTTTGGAAATATTGACACTTGGCTACTTTGGAATTTGACCAGAGGCAAAGTTCATGTAACTGATTATTCAAATGCATCAAGGACTATGCTATTTAATATAAAGAATTTATGCTGGGATGAAAAAATATTAAAAGAATTAGATATTCCTATTTCGATGTTGCCAGAAGCAAGGCCATCCAGTGAAGTATATGGCGTAACAGACGAAAAAACTTTTGGCGGAGCTGAAATTCCTATAGCAGGAATAGCAGGAGATCAGCAAGCAGCACTATTTGGTCAGGCTTGCTATGGAGAAGGAATGGCTAAAAACACCTATGGTACAGGTTGCTTCATGCTCATGAATACAGGTGAAGTAGCAGTGCCATCAAAAAATGGATTACTTACAACAATTGCTTGGGGTCTTGACGGGAAAGTCAACTATGCACTAGAAGGTAGTATATTTATAGCAGGAGCACTTATTCAATGGTTAAGAGATGAATTAAGACTTATATCAGATTCAGCAGATAGTGAATATTTTGCTTCAAAGGTTGAGGATACAAACGGAGTATATATAGTGCCAGCATTTGTAGGTCTTGGAGCTCCATATTGGGATATGTATGCAAGGGGGACTATTGTAGGGCTTACTAGAGGGGCAAATAGGAATCATATCATAAGGGCTGCTCTTGAAGCTATAGCCTATCAAACCAAAGATGTATTACAGGCAATGGAAGAAGATTCAGGAATAGCCCTAAAAGCATTAAAAGTAGATGGTGGTGCTGTGGCAAATAATTTCCTAATGCAATTCCAGTCAGATATATTAGGAGTACCTGTTCACAGACCAAAAGTTATAGAAACTACAGCACTAGGAGCAGCATATTTAGCAGGATTAGCAGTAGGTTTCTGGAAAGACACAGAAGAAATATCTACAAAATGGAATGTAGACAGAATATTTAATCCAGAAATGAATGAGGAGCATAGAGAAAAGATATATGCAGGATGGGAAATGGCAATTGAAAGATCAAAAAAATGGGAAGTAGAAGAACAATAAAAAAAGAATAGGGGTTTTCCCCTATTCTTTGCATCTGTCTATGATATCTTGAAATGATACTGAATCTAAATCATTTTTAAAATTCTCTTGAATTTCTTCCAAAGTTTTATGTACAGGACATTTTTCTGGGCCTTCGTTGTTACATTCTTCTGGATGTTCAAGACATCGATTTAAGTAAATAGGTCCTTCTATGGCTTCTATAACATCTTTTAAAGTTATTTCACTAGGTGCTTTTTTTAGAGCATAGCCACCTTTAACTCCCATGAATGATTCTACTATATTTGCATCTCTCAATTTTTGAAGAAGTTTTAAAAGAAACCTTAACGGTATATTTTGTTTTTCAGATATTATATTAGCACTCAATTTTGCTCCTGGTCCCAATTTTGATAGGTAAGCTACTACTCTCAGTCCATAATCAGCTTCTTGAGTTATTTTCATATTATGCTCCTTAAATATCAATATATTTTACCTCATTATATACAAGAAGGGCTATTTTGTCAACATAATATTGACATATTAATATCATACTATTGTGACGGGAAATAAGTATTTTGGAATATATATGTTGAAAGATTCTTTTTCTTGTGATAATGTTATTTATGAAAAAGTGAATATGAGAAAAGTATAGGTTATGTTTTGCATAAAGTATTAAAAGGGAAATCGGTGAAAATCCGATGCAGCCCCCGCTACTGTAAGTGGGTACGAAATCAATATAGTCCACTGGATTTTTTCTGGGAAGGCATTGAAAGTAGGATGATCCACAAGTCAGGAGACCTGCCTATGGCTTTTTTGAGTAAGTCTTCGGTGGGAAGTCTGAGCTTTTTTGTTGGTTTTTCAACGTATATGGAAAAAAATCCCTAAACTGAAGTTGGGGATTTTTTTAATACAAAAAGTGAGGTGTTTTTATGAAAAACAAGAAGTATTTATTATCCTTTATGTTTTTACTTCTAGTTTTAGCTCCTTCTATATCTAATGCTATGCATATAATGGAAGGGTTTTTGCCTGTGAAGTGGGCAATTTTTTGGACGATTGTTACGTTACCATTTTTGATTGTTGGTATAAACAGAGTCAACAAAGTATTTAAGGAAGATACAAATAGAAAGGTGCTTTTAGGGTTGGCAGGAGGATTTGTATTTGTATTGTCAGCACTTAAAATTCCTTCTGTAACAGGCAGTTGTTCTCACCCTACTGGTGTGGGATTAGGAGCAATTTTGTTTGGACCTACTACCATGACTGTTGTTGGAATCATAGTATTACTTTTTCAAGCATTGTTACTTGCTCATGGTGGGCTAACTACTTTGGGAGCGAATACTTTTTCTATGGCGGTGGTAGGACCACTAGTATCTTATGGATTGTTTAAATTTTTAAAAAAGAGAAATGTAAAAACTTCGGTATCTGTATTTATAGCGTCAGCACTGGGGGATCTAGCCACATATGTCATCACTTCCATTCAGCTTTCTTTGGCTTTTCCAGATAAAGTTTCAGGCTTCTTAGGTTCCATGGGAAAATTTTTGAGTATATTTGCTGTGACACAAATACCTTTAGCAATAGTAGAAGGCATCTTAACAAGCATAATTTACAATTTATTGCTTGAATACAATGAGGAAGGGGTGCTTGGAAATGAAATCATCAAATAAAAAAAATATATGGTTATTTATATTGGCAATTGTAATAATTATAGTACCTCTAATATTTATGGGTAGTTCTGAATTTGGTGGCGCTGACGATGCAGCTGAAGATATAATAGGTGAAATAGATCCAGATTATGAACCATGGTTTGACAGCCTTTGGGAACCACCAAGTGGAGAAATTGAAAGTTTGTTGTTTTCGGTACAAGTAGCTATTGGTGCTGGAGCTATTGGATATATTTTAGGAAATATGAAGGGAAAGAAAAAAGTTGCTTCTAATAGATAAATATGCTTATACAAATAGATTAAGAAATTTTAATCCTATGGCAAAATTTTTATTTGCCATAGGAGCTCTTTTTATAGCAATAGGTTTAAATAATTTGTATGTTAATTTAATCATATTCTTGATAATGTTTATATTTACTACAGTGATAGCCAAGATTCCAATTAAAAATTATTTAAAGTTTTATTATGCACCATTGGTATTTTTACTAGTCAGCATAATCACCATAGTTATAAATAAGTCAACAAATAGAGAGGTCTTTTTATGTTCCATAAAGATTGGGCAAAATTATTTTGGTATAAATGAGAATAGTTTAAGTGAATCAATTTTTATAGTATTTAGGGTACTTTCTTGTATTTCTTCTATGTTTTTTTTGTCACTGACAACGTCAATAAATCAACTGATAAAGGTATTTAAAAAATTGAAATTTCCTCCTGTAATGGTGGAACTCATTGTTCTAATTTATAGATTTATATTCATATTTCTGGAAGAAAGCAAAGAAATATACAATGCACAAGAGATGAAATATGGGTATGTAGGAATGAAAAATTCTTATAGATCTATTTCTCTTCTTGTCAAATGCTTATTTATAAGGATTTTTGAAAAATATAGGGACATGATTATTTCATTAGATAGCAAATTGTATAATGGTGAGTTTAAAGTAGGGTGATAAAATGATTGAGACCAAGAATTTAACTTATTTTTATGAAGATGGTACAATGGCATTAGAAGATGTAAGTATAGATTTAAACAGGGGTAGAAAAGTTGGCATAATTGGCTCTAATGGGTCTGGAAAGTCTACACTTTTTCTAAATATGATTGGAATTTTGAAGCCTAAAAAAGGAAAAGTATTATATAAAGGGAAAAGTATAGAATACAATAAAAAATATTTAAGAGAATATAGAAGTGAAGTGAATATAGTATTTCAAGATCCAGATAAACAGATATTTTATTCTAATGTATATGATGATGTGGCTTTTGCCTTAAGAAATATGGGATATGAGGAAGAAGAAATATTGAGAAGAGTGGACAGGGTTTTAAAAAGGGTAGGAGCTTATGATTTTAAAGAAAAACCTGTCCATTTTTTAAGTTATGGACAAAAAAAGAGAATTGCTATTGCTGGTGTATTGGTTATGGATGGAAGTACAATATTGTTTGATGAACCTACAAGTGGACTAGATCCAGTTATGACTAGAGAAGTCATAAATATTATAGAGGATATAAGTAAGGAAAAAAACATAGCTATTTCTAGTCATGACATGAATTTGATATATGAGCTTTGTGATTATATATATATATTAAATAATGGAAAAGTCATAGCTGAAGGTTTAGTTGAAGATGTGTTTGTTCAGAAAGAAATTTTACAAAAAGCTGGGCTGGATGAGCCATGGCTTGTAAAACTTCACAAGAAATTAGGAATTCCCCTTTTTAAAAATGAAGAAAAATTTTTTGAATATTGGTCTGAAAAGTATGGAAAATAATTCAGAAAATATTGAAAATTATCTTTATTTACATAGGTTTATAGTGTAAAATATAGAAAAGGATATTTTGGATAAAAAGTTAAAAAGGGGCTGGGAAGAAATGAGTTTACAATATGATGAGGAGTATGATGAATTGCTGGGGGAAGTAGAAAAAATTATTCTCGAAAGGTATGTAGATCAAAAAGACGAATTGATTGACTATTGTTTGAGCTTAGATAAAGATGAATTAAAAAATCTATATATGGATATTGCTTACTGATTGGTATTTGACAAAATTTTATTGTATTCATGTTATTTTTGTGATAGTATGAATTAAGTACAAGTGAATAAATGAAAGTATAGGTATTTTATTTAAAAGGGAAATCGGTGAAAATCCGATGCAGCCCCCGCTACTGTAAGTGGGTACGAAATCAATATAGTCCACTGGATTTTTTCTGGGAAGGCATTGAAAGTAGGATGATCCACAAGCCAGGAGACCTGCCTATGGCTTTTTTGAGTAAGTCTTCGGTGGGAAGTCTGAGCTTTTTTGTTGTGTTTAAAAAAAGTAAATCCTATAGTCCTCTGAAGACTGTAGGATTTTTTTATTGAGGTGATGATATGAAAAAAGCTATTTTAGTTGTAAGTTTTGGTACAACTTATGAAGAGACAAGAAAAATTTGTATAGAGAGTGTGGAAAATAAAATTAGAGATAGATTTTCTGACTTTGAGGTGAGAAGGGCTTTTACTTCTCAAATGGTGATAAATAAATTAAAAAATAGAGATGGAATAGTAGTAGATAATGTGA includes:
- the dhaM gene encoding dihydroxyacetone kinase phosphoryl donor subunit DhaM; translated protein: MIGLVIVSHSKKISEGIVDLCYEMAGKDVKIISAGGTSDGRIGTDPILIKEAIEEAYDGDGVVILADIGSSIMSSELAIEMLEEDIKGKTCVLDTPIVEGSIAVAVQAYISNNIEEIKKAAEEARNTQKIS
- the glpK gene encoding glycerol kinase GlpK is translated as MEKKYIMALDQGTTSSRTILFNKNAEIVQVAQKEFKQIYPKPGWVEHDPMEIWGSQMGVAREVLETAGVRPQEVAAIGITNQRETTVVWDKNTGKPIYNAIVWQCRRTAPICDELKKRGLEEYIKDNTGLVIDAYFSGTKIKWILDNVEGAREKAENGELLFGNIDTWLLWNLTRGKVHVTDYSNASRTMLFNIKNLCWDEKILKELDIPISMLPEARPSSEVYGVTDEKTFGGAEIPIAGIAGDQQAALFGQACYGEGMAKNTYGTGCFMLMNTGEVAVPSKNGLLTTIAWGLDGKVNYALEGSIFIAGALIQWLRDELRLISDSADSEYFASKVEDTNGVYIVPAFVGLGAPYWDMYARGTIVGLTRGANRNHIIRAALEAIAYQTKDVLQAMEEDSGIALKALKVDGGAVANNFLMQFQSDILGVPVHRPKVIETTALGAAYLAGLAVGFWKDTEEISTKWNVDRIFNPEMNEEHREKIYAGWEMAIERSKKWEVEEQ
- a CDS encoding alpha/beta hydrolase family protein, encoding MDNKKKNFRILAISLVLCLISMIGASAVQTSGGRVEIKDLRWETPSGHLMSALLFIPENATKDTPAPAIITSHGWYNNREMQDLNYVEYSRRGYVVMSIDMYGHGNSDAVTPEEWENRGTGMYDAVELMSSLPYVDKTRIGVTGHSNGARAANWSIKDDNLKEKDEQLISAVLLIGNDAMYTNDPGEPLYWAFRTDEQEYDNVYGNRDVGIIAAQYDEFFFRSKTENGGYTVPRDYLKTEYAQSFLNFGVDPKVEGETRTSETIYKQEVDGETSSRVIYNPAQIHPWNHFSAKCASYGIEFFEDAFGAPNPISSSSQIWQFKVLFNLIGLIGFIMFIVSFTKAMLYTRAFESLRASEEVTIAPAPAAEGKAWFWGGLIVSTIISGFTYIKLFNATMSSIPSFFPQEPVYFIGIWSAVMGVVTLLIMLLSYKLYGKKQGVDLHENGVAISSKNLLKTIGLSLIVVVVSFALVFIADYFFKTDFRIWVIAIKAFTPDKIAITLRYLPLFLIFYIANSMSVNSFNYVSIGKKEWMNTAVLALFNGLSAIVIVAMQYITFFKTGDVFFKSISTIAEIWLFPIVVILPLAAVVSRKIYRATNNPYLAGIINAIVVTLMTCTNTLTQL
- the dhaL gene encoding dihydroxyacetone kinase subunit DhaL, encoding MSSTDLLIVILENMGKNIIENKDYLTELDRVIGDADHGINMSKGFSAVNDKLGEMKGKDWGYILKNTAMTLISTVGGASGPLYGTAFLRAATVVDGKMDIDHEDVVNMFEQAIEGIKARGKSDRGDKTMLDALIPAFDALKAAYQNGLESKKAFQMAEDAALEGLEYTKTIIAKKGRASYLGERSIGHQDPGATSTYIAIRSIKETLEEN
- a CDS encoding RrF2 family transcriptional regulator; this encodes MKITQEADYGLRVVAYLSKLGPGAKLSANIISEKQNIPLRFLLKLLQKLRDANIVESFMGVKGGYALKKAPSEITLKDVIEAIEGPIYLNRCLEHPEECNNEGPEKCPVHKTLEEIQENFKNDLDSVSFQDIIDRCKE
- a CDS encoding PocR ligand-binding domain-containing protein, with amino-acid sequence MSNKYADIQSILDIEKWQLIQDKLAMVTNMAIITVDYKGIPVTQHSRCSEFCEKIRSESKTNAICQKCDARGGIEAVRLNQNYIYRCHCNIIDAAIPIIIDDKYFGCVMVGQVLLKENNEDEYIEKIYKDSIEVLSDQNEMLYLYSKLPRLTLTRIKEILDLIDNIIKYIVEECIVKFKLFKDNQDMKQRLEEILDKDVVHNNISLDNGETKERVYDPTNRTNDILKPAIEYINENFDKKIILDDMANMCFITPGYFSKIFYKETGEKFSDYLTRLKIEKAKELLKTTNKTIQEIAIEVGFNDAGYFTRRFKSYEGIAPGHYRKISKSQSIKYEIIKEVQNNTTI
- a CDS encoding glycerol dehydrogenase, with the protein product MRKAYICPTKYVQGEDEILNLGYFVKTFGKRALLIGHLDDIARVKDKLDTTKERFNIEFIESGFSGECSRQEVARIKNIAKENQCDCTIGIGGGKAIDTAKCVAEGENIIIVPTIAATDAPTSHSAVLYTTDGAFDDYAYFKQSPSVVLVDTKVIANAPTRFLISGMGDALSTYFEARATSLSYSNVNAGLPCGTREGLCEGAKGTNAAFAFAKLCYETLLENGEKAIQASEANVVTQALENIVEANILLSGIGFESGGLAGAHAIHDGLTILEGTHKYFHGEKVAFGTIAQLVLENASTEELYEVLDFCMRIGLPVCLEDIGVNAISEEELMAVAKKACILEESIHSMPFPVTVEQVAAAITTADKIGKKYKEAYNS
- the dhaK gene encoding dihydroxyacetone kinase subunit DhaK, encoding MKKIINKSENVVEEMLEGMVKAHPQYLKRVEDSNVLVRQNSPVKGKVALVSGGGSGHEPAHSGFVGLGMLDGAVAGEVFTSPTPEQILKGIKAVDGGAGVLLIIKNYSGDVMNFEMASELAQMEGIQVEQVIVNDDVAVEDSTYTVGRRGIAGTILVHKITGAAAEKGFDLDDVKRVAEKTIKNVRTMGMSLIPCIVPAVGKPSFEIGEDEMEIGLGIHGEPGIRKEKIKTADQIAAILLNNILDDMKLEKDDEVAVMVNGLGGTPLMELYIVNNEVNKLLSEKGIKIYKTIVGDYMTSLEMAGASISLLKLDDELKELLDSKADTPAFRQL